Sequence from the Drosophila innubila isolate TH190305 chromosome 3L unlocalized genomic scaffold, UK_Dinn_1.0 0_D_3L, whole genome shotgun sequence genome:
tttttacaataatttaatttatttagttttttaaaatctggTTTGCCTTAACGGTCAAAATTCTGGCAACTTGCTATAAAATAGTTATCGCCTATCGATTAGCCGCCACAATTTATTGTCCACTCAGCGCAACGATATGTCGAGCCCATATATCGAAATGACAGTGTGTAACGTTTACAAagttcaaaacaattttaatatcttaagGAATGTATGCCGTTTGATATTAACTAGTTTATATTAATGCTCTAATATAGTATTCGATTGTTTTGGTTGTAGTTAATAGGTAACAAGTGGCTACATGTGCTGCTGCAAGTAACCGCACAGCTCGCTGTCATCCAGATCAGTCACAAGATGCGCCTCAGTCAAAAGCCCTGCTTTATACGATTCTCTCTTCTCCACAACTCGCGAGAGATTCGGCAATGAGAGAGGTCCCTGTTTGGCATATTTTCGTATAAACTGTGCCACCTGCTTCTCGTCCACCACCGACATGCTCAGACTGTTGCTCCAGGCTAGCAAGGCCAAAGGTCTCTCTGGAGAGAGCGACTGAGAGGGTGTTATAAGATGGCGATAGAGACAACCTTGTACAatgtgctgcagttgctgcactTGTCCCTGGTAGGCACAGGGATGGAACAACATGATAATGGCGCCCTCCGCCAGATTCCTCAAATAGCGCTGAGGCGGCAAATacttatagctgccatagacaGCGGGCAGAGGACGAAACGCACCactgtaaaaattataagaaattattgcattattaaaattaaatgacgAACTTTTTTGTAGCAATTGCAAAAGTTAAGAAATATAACAcgaagaataaaatttaaagcaacaTAAATAAGGATGCAAAGAagagaacttaaaaaaactaatttttaataattttgcaaaaataagcTTTAATCTTTCGACCTTTGGTTTCATACTCTTttgaaaagttaaataaatttagctaATTTTCTAGTTTTAACACTTATGATTTTCAAATTCGagtgatttaaaaaacaatatttttgatttaggcttttcattatttttcccAATTATAAATTCCTAATAATGGTTATAATTTTGGGTTCCTAGTtagtatttcaaaatttttagctTTGTACTTTTGCTTTCCTAATTTCAGTGTACTAAAATTTggtattcttagtattatatttcgaaattttaatagaaattcaatataattaatttttatttacttgcaGCTCCATTTACTCACTTGGTTGGCGGTTCGTGACTGTAACCGATTGACTCATTCAAACACTTGGCAGGTGGTACGTAGGCACTCGGTAAAAAGTGGGTCGTCAGTAGAGCTTCAGTATTCAAATTGGGATTGAAGAGGCTGCGATTGCTTTGAATGCACAGATAATTGTAGTTCTGGCGTATATCTTGCGGGTCGTAGTCAACAGACAGATTGTGCTATATAATAGAATTATTATGAGTTATCTGAACAGGAAAGAAAGCTGCGGCAAGCCGAAgattttatacccttgcagagcactgtaaattaagatttttaaacacaaattcaaattcaaacgATCGTTCCTAAGACAGCTGTACGATATAGAAGTCCCATTTTAGGATAACTTGTTCTGGTTGTTTAGGTTAGTACCAAATACActatctgtgagtttggttgagatatttttaaaaacaatggttttgttttcttggGTTTAATGTGTTAAAGTTGTCCGATTTTAGGGAAATTTGAGCAGGATGTAAAGAATAGTACTAAATACACTATCTATGAATTTAGTTGCGATATGTGAAGAAACAACAGAGATTTTTaaactcaaattttaaaatattaagatttttcctactaattaatacattttataattttcgatCTGTCGTACAGACGGACTTGGCCATAAAGACTCAGCTTTTTACAGGGATAATTTAATCCTCcaatctttttttaatgcgTTACATATTTCATGACCAAATTATAATACTCTCTGCAAGAGTATAAAAAGGGGTAAATCCCAAGGGAAAAACATACCACGCCATCATCGCAAATGGGAATTGGAGACTGCTTTACTGTTTGCTTTGTAGATTTTCCATCCTGCTGATAAGTGTGTGATTTCCCGGGCGCAAATGGAAACCATTTTCCTTGCCAACTGTTCCTAAGTTTGGACATTGGATCCTCTTCCTTTTTGGGAATATGCGGATCACCAGGAGCATAGGGAAACCACTTTCCCTGCCAACTATTATCAGTTTGGACAGTTCCATTGGACTGCACACGTTGCAGGTTCTTCTCTTCTGGTTTATAGGGGTACGATTTGCCCTGAAAAGGGCTGAGTTCTTCGGGGGGTTTTATTAGATTTGCCTCGGcttttttaatggtttttcCATGGCAAACGTTAAGCGTGGCACAGACtaaacacaaaacaattaaGCAATGCAAATAGTATTGCattttaatctaattaaaaacaaaacaaaaaccgaGCAACAGGTGCTAAAGAACAAAGCCGACTGCGCAGTAAACGCTGAGCATAAGAAAACAGCTGTTTCTGGCACACGGTGAAATAATAACAAGGTGACGTTGTCAATTTACCTCAGTTGGTATCTTTTTTTGGTATACCATAACTGGTACATTTTTGATTCGttggtacattttttttgaggtttttaatttattcaattgttATTGTGTCACGTAAATAGACAAATATATAGACCTTGTGATGCTCTACCGTTCACTTCCCATTCCCTTTCCTGCTGATGTCGTATTCTTTCTTGTTCTTCAATTACCCGTTGCCGACGCAGCTGCCGGCGTCGCTGCTCCTTACAGTGGAACAATTGttaatattgtatttagtTTACTCTCTCATTACTTACTTCGGGAGGTATTAGAGCTGTCTCCTCTTCACAGTGGTCGCAGCAGGATTGACACGTTCCCATTTTGTTGCCCTCCAATACTCTACAAAGTTAATGATAGTGtaatatctataatatttatcattCAGTTCATGCCTGTAAAAAATCCCCTAAGCGCACATTCAATCCAAACCAGTGCTGCTAACTcttttctggctggaaagcatccgaaaaaatagctaaaattgcgatgcaaaatagataaaatactagccaactttttagcaccatatttggtattttcttttaataaataggCGACCTTGTTTTAATTTCACCATGCGCTGCCACTAAAATTCGTTGCACAGCACTGATcgattgtttgttttaaaatttttaattttatttggtgGAATTTTGGTATTATACTTGGGACCAGCCGTAATCACAAATGTAGTTTTGGTTAGTACTTATATACAcaagaaatttgaaaacaatgtAATAGAAAAATGCTGGAAACACAGTCAACAAAAGGGCGACAAAGGCACATCGAGGCAGCTGCATTTAAGTTTGTTATGTTCCGAGCCAGATCTTAACTTGCTTGCCACtgtaagtaattaaattagaaattaatttattaattatatttatattattatttaaacaatcattACTCACCCGCAAAGTAGGGTTGCCACCTTGACGCGCTGCCTCCTCCTCTCGGCGCTCCATCTCCTCTGCTCTTTGTTGCTGACGACGCACTTTATCTAGATTTTTAACTCCTCGTGATTCATTTTCCTGCTGCCGACGCTCTGCCGCCTCTAGCTGCTGTCGACGTCGCTCCTCCTTGAAGTGGAGCATTTGGTATCATTATCGTGTCTTTAGTTTACACTTTACTTACTGCGGGTGGCATTAGATTTGTCTCCTCGGCACTGTTGCCACAGCAGGATAGACACATTcccattttgttgctgttcttttgCTGCCACACGAAACTCTACGAAGATAATGCTAATTAATGTACGGCTTCTTTTTGCGCAGTTTTGCTTTAATTACTTTGCATTACTTTTTACTTTGCCTTGTTGCcccttttgttttgttgtgacATTTCGCACAGCTGATTCGTCGCCAGAGTGCCATCACTAGCAATCAGCTGTTTAGTTCGTTGTTAGAGATGCATTTTATGGTGACTTATCGACTTTTCAAAAGCTACgatatattgtattatttaattaaattggcaATCATAGAAAGTGTTATTAATAACGTAATTATAGtgcaataaatatgtaaaataattatttatgaaatgaTTACAaaccatatttttttatatatttattattattattacttttgtttattttagtttggTTTGTCTTGTGATTTTTTGTGAGTCACAGTGACTTGGTCACACTTCCGCTCTCCTTGCTCATCTCTATTTTTTGTGCCCGCTTCGTTCTCCAATTAGAGAACTAGACAACAACGGCATCAGTTTTGTATCGTTTTCTTACCGctcttgtatttttattcagtttattAAGATTCTTTGAGTTGCGTGGTCGTGATTGCgggtaattaaaattaagctaaaactaagaaatttaactgttgataaaataatataaacaatatgtTGGATATACCACAAGAAGCAAAGGtacgtttttatttaattgttgttaactaCGCTTATCTGCCTCTCTCATTCATGCGTTCAGTTTGGCTCTCTGCACTTGCCactctctcagtctctctctctctctccctctcacatAAATGCAGTTTTTTATGCAGCGCAAATTCTCCagaaaaatgcaacaacttTTGCCGGTTGTTATTTTTACTCTCTATTTATAGTAGTGTGAAACTTTTGGCGGCGGTTGTTGCACTTCTGATTGGAATTTCTTATGCCCTGCACTGTTTACGGTTAACCTTCAAGTGACCTAGACGCCCAAGtacatacgtgtatgtgtatttatgtatgctatgtacatatgtatgtgcgtgtaGCTGTCTTTGcccaaatttgtttttagttttggtttgttattatttttcgctTTTCAATTATAGCAATCCAATTGAAATCGATAGTTAACTGATAATCGGAGCATGAACATCCAATTGGAATCCATTGCGAGCTTCTTATCGGAGCATGAACAACAGCATGTATGTCTGATAAGACAAAAGTTTACTTCGAATTTCTCGATAATATTGGTTGACAATTCTTGACCTAATTGGCTGTGGGCGTGTCATAAAGGGGGCGGGGAATGTTTATCGCTGTGCTGATAAACAGCTGCTGCCCCTATTTCCTACATTTcctgcctctctctctgtctaccAATTTCTAATCTACGCGTAGTTTGTGTTATCTATAACGCTGAGGGTATGACAGTTATGTCATGCAGTTGGTTACATTACATTTAAGTAATTATTGCAAATTGTCATAGGTTGTAGAACACCTGTAATTAATCAACATATATAATTcttttcttcaatttatttaaaattttatttattaaaaacaaaagttagagttatattaattcaaataaaaaaaacatatttttaatatagaattttatacataatttgttatttaaaatatatatttaaaaaaaatagaaaataacaatattattgattaaaattaagtaacatattttttttattaaatattaaattatttaaaatcgtttttttCTTGGTCTCAATATAAGACTTTAAGTTAAAacactaaaattaaatatttaaaacacaaatttttaattttttctgtatttctaatttcaaaataatatatatatctggATTCttctaattgttttaatttggatttttttaatcttgttTACGTTCCCTATTGTCTTATAAGTGGAGTAAAGTTTGAGTGTTTTATAAGGGTATACAAAGTGCGTTGTCACAGAAGAGAGCGTGTCTCTcttcttattgtttttgccTTTTCTACACTTTTCTACACTTCTCATTAAGAGGTCGTGCTACTTGACTTGTCTCTTGTCTTTTGAACGCGCTTCTtacaatttgtgtgtgtttttttttattatttatttttctgccttttttgttagttttattttattaactgctgttacaaacacacacacacacttctaCACTGACACTCGCTATCACTTGTTGCTGCTTCACTTGTCGCGCTGCCAGCGTCGCTGCCAActgcgctgccgctgctgctgtcgacgcgtgttgaaaaattgtattcaaattcaaattcatatTGAATTCTAGCTGTATTTTCAATTGCACAGTCGACGCGCAAAGTTCGCCTTCGGaaacgttttgttttttaagcgcgcttttgttttggccaaacaaatagaaaatatataattattttaaacgtGGAGAAATACAAGtgtttaagaaaaacaaataaatgttaaagaataattacttaattgacaaataaaaaagtatagtTACTcaacttgaaaatatataaaaaatataaacatttgcaTAAGTTAGTCGTATAACAATGACGTCAGCTATAAGACCCATTGATGTGCTACTGCAACGAGCCGGTGTAAGTTTCCCAAGCTATACGATATATGGGCCAAGTGCGAAGCGAGTGTTACCACATTCAAATTGataatgaaatacaaaaaggaaaaaaaatataaataaaattgttgtgaAAAGAACAAACAATATCTTCTTAGCTaaacacattaaaatttataccaaaaattccaaaaaaatttaaaataaaattgttttgaaaaaaaaaaacaatttttaatagttaatCACGTTAAAATtggtattaaaaattaaaaatatataaataaaattattgtggATATAAAAAGCTTCTTCTTAGTTAATCACATTAAAATtggtattaaa
This genomic interval carries:
- the LOC117788446 gene encoding uncharacterized protein LOC117788446, with translation MQYYLHCLIVLCLVCATLNVCHGKTIKKAEANLIKPPEELSPFQGKSYPYKPEEKNLQRVQSNGTVQTDNSWQGKWFPYAPGDPHIPKKEEDPMSKLRNSWQGKWFPFAPGKSHTYQQDGKSTKQTVKQSPIPICDDGVHNLSVDYDPQDIRQNYNYLCIQSNRSLFNPNLNTEALLTTHFLPSAYVPPAKCLNESIGYSHEPPTNGAFRPLPAVYGSYKYLPPQRYLRNLAEGAIIMLFHPCAYQGQVQQLQHIVQGCLYRHLITPSQSLSPERPLALLAWSNSLSMSVVDEKQVAQFIRKYAKQGPLSLPNLSRVVEKRESYKAGLLTEAHLVTDLDDSELCGYLQQHM
- the LOC117787195 gene encoding small VCP/p97-interacting protein-like; this encodes MGMCLSCCGNSAEETNLMPPAEERRRQQLEAAERRQQENESRGVKNLDKVRRQQQRAEEMERREEEAARQGGNPTLRWQAS